Below is a genomic region from Deinococcus sp. YIM 134068.
TGCTCGACCGGGGGCTGCCCACCGTCCTCGTGGACCAGGCCCCACAGCCGGGAACCTCGCGTGTGGGCATCGACGACGCGGGCGGGGCGGGGGAGGCCGCGCGGCACCTGACCGGGCTGGGGCACCGTCACCTCGGCGTGTTGAGTATGGAACTCACGCCCGAACGCCGGAGCGGCCCGGTGACGCCCGAGCGTGAGGCGGCGGCTACTTATGAGACAACTGTCGCCCGATTGCGCGCCTACCGTGAGGCCGCCGGGGAGACGGGGGCACACCTCCACGTCACCGAGACGTCGCTGAACACGCCGGAGGATGGGGAGCGGGCGGCCCGCGACCTCCTCACCGCTCACCCGGAGCTCACGGCGCTCCTCTGCATGAGTGACGTGCTCGCGCAGGGGGCGTTGCGGGCGGCGCAGGCCCTCGGGCGACGGGTGCCGGAGGACCTCAGCCTCGTCGGCTACGACGACGTGCCGAGCAGCGCGGCCCTGAACCTCACCACCGTCTGGCAGCCCACCACGGAGAAGGGCGAGCGGGTCGGCGCGGCCATCCTCGCGCGGTTGGACGGGGACGACGTGGAGGACGTGACCTTGCCTACCCGGCTGGTGGTGCGGGGGACGACGGCTGCGGTTGCGTATCCCGAGGCGTCATCCCTTACCCTGCCCCCATGACTTCCACCTCATCCACAGACCTCATCCCGCATATCGAGCGCGGCCTCGCCGACCTGCGCGACCTCGTGGCCCTTCAGAGCGTGTCGGCGCAGGGGCGGATGCTGCCGGAGACGGCGGCCCATGTGACGCGGCTGCTGGAGGCGGAGGGCTTCACGGTCCGGTCGTACCCCGGCGAGGTCGCGCCCGTGCTCGTCGCCGAGGCGGGGGAGGGGTCAGCGACCCTGCTCATCTACAACCATTACGACGTTCAGCCCGAGGACCCGCTGGAGCTGTGGGACAGCCCGCCCTTCGAGCTGACCGAGCGGGACGGACGCCTGTACGGGCGCGGTGCCTCGGACGACAAGGGTGAGCTGGCCTCCCGTCTCGCCGCCGTCCGGGCAGTGCGGGAACGGCATGAGGGCCGTCTGCCCCTGCGCGTTCGCTGGCTCATCGAGGGCGAGGAGGAGGTCGGCAGCCCCAGCCTCGAACGCTTCATCGCCGAGCACGCGGACGAGTTGCGCGCCGACGGCTGCTGGTGGGAGTTCGGCGGCATCAGCCCGGAGGGACGCCCGGTCGCCTCGCTCGGATTGAAGGGCGTGATGGGCGTGGAATTGCGCTGCCGGGTGGCGGCCTCGGACCTGCATAGCAGCCTCGGGGCGGTGATCGACAATCCCCTCTACCGCCTCGCGCGGGCGGTTGCCTCCTTGCGCGACGAGACGGGGCGCGTGACCATCCCCGGCTTCCATGACGATGTGCGCGAACCCTCGGACGCCGACCGCGCCGCCATCGCCCGCATCCCCGGCGACGGCCAGCCCGTGCGCGATACCTACGGCGTGACCCGCCCCCTCGCCACCGGGAGCGCCTACCACGAGCGGGCCAACCTGATGCCCGTCGTCAATGTCAACGGCTGGGGCGGCGGCTACCAGGGTGAGGGGAGCAAGACGGTGTTGCCCGCCCACGGCTTCGTGAAGCTCGACTTCCGGCTGGTGCCCGACCAGGACCCGGCGCGCATCCTCGAAGTGTTGCGGGCGCATCTGGACGCTCAGGGGTTAGAGGATATAGAGATCGTGGAGCTGGAGGCTCACCAGAAACCCGCGCGGGCCGACGCCGGGCATCCCTTCGTGCGGGCGTGCATCGAGGCCGCCGGGGAGGCACACGGGGCCGAACCCATCGTTCACCCGTCGAGCGCGGCGAGCGGGCCGATGCACCCCTTTACCTACCACCTCGGCGTTCCCTGCGTGGCGCTGGGCATCGGCAACGTGGGCGGACGGGTCCACGCGCCGAACGAGAACATCGTGCGCGAGCATTTCGAGAAGGGGGTGGCATTCGGGGTGGCGCTGCTGGAGCGTCTGGCGCGGGAGTGAGGTAGGGGAGTGTTGGGCGTTAGGGTCGTCACGTCGCCCCCTCTCCCCGGTCCTCTCCCGCAGGGGGAGAGGGGGCAAAACATTCTTCGTCCTGCCTCCTTCACCCCGAAGCGGCAAAGCAGAACCCCGGCAAGCTTCCGCCGAGGTTCTGCTTTCACTGACTGCTGAACGCTGACGGCTGACCGCTCCTACACGTCCTCGCTGCCCGTGTCCATTCGCACCACGCGCGGCGTGAAGCTCGCCACCACGTCCACGAGGTCGCTCTGGCGGGCAAGGACGTGCTCGATGCGCTTGTACGCCTGTGGGGCCTCGTCGATGCCACCGCCGATCAGGGTGACGCCGCGCTCGCGGAGGTACGCCTGTACGTCCTTCTTGACGAGGGTGTTCGCGGCGGCCTTGCGCCCAAGCTGGCGGCCCGCGCCGTGGCTGGCGCTCGCCAGCGCGTCGGGGTTGCCCAAGCCGCGCACCACGAAGCCGGGGTCGGCCATGCTGCCGGGGATGAGGCCGAGTTGCCCGCGCTCGGCGGGTGTAGCCCCCTTGCGGTGGACGATCAGGTCGCGGCCCCCCACCTCCTGCCGCCACGCGAGGTTGTGGCTGTTGCCCACGCTGGCGGCGGGCTTTACCCCCAGCGCGCGGGCGAGGCGGGCGTGGATCAGGTCGTGGTTGGCGAGGGCGTAGCGACCGGCGAGGTTCATCGCCTGCCAGTAGCCCTCGCCCTCCTCGGTGCCCAGGGGCAGCCACGCGAGCTTCTTCGCCGCGCCGTCGAGGGTGGGGTGGAGGGCCTGCGCCACCCGCGTGTAGTGGTTCGCCACCTGCGCCCCAAATCCGCGCGAGCCGCTGTGCGACAGGATGGCAAGGTACTCGCCCGCCTCTAGCCCGAGGTCGGCGGTGGGCAGGGTCAGCGTGCCGAATTCGACGAAGTGATTCCCGCTCCCGCTCGTGCCGATCTGGTCGGCGGCCTTCGCGTGGAGGTGACGGAGGAGGGGCTGCTCGTCCCAGGCGTCCTCATGCAGAACCTCGTGGTCCTCGCGGTCGCGCTTCTCGAAGCCGACACCGGCCCCAAAGCGGGTGTGCTTCTTCAGGAGGCGGGTCGCCTCGTCCGCGCTCAGGGCACCAGCGGGGAGGGGCAGCACGCTCAGGCGCATGGAGCAGCCGATGTCCACGCCCACCCCGTAGGGAATTATGGCGTCCTCGGTCGCCAGCACGCCGCCGATGGGCAGGCCGTAGCCCACATGCGCGTCGGGCATCAGCGCCCCGGCGCGGCTGATCGGGAGGCGCATCGCCACGTCCATCTGGTCGCGGGCACCCGCCTCGATCAGGTCGGCACCCCACACGCGGTAGGGGAGAGGATCGGCCCGCAACTCGCTCGCGCGGCGGGCGTCGAGAACTGCTTGCTGAGAGGTGAATTCGGCTGCCAGGTCCGCGTACACCCCGCCCGAGAGGTACGCCGCCGGGTTCTCCCGCACCGAGCGCAACTCGGCCAGAATCTCCTCGCGGTCCAGACCCGCCTCCTCACGCCGGGCCGCCGCCGCCAGCGCGAGGGCCACCGCCTTCTTCTCGAAGCCCAATTTGGTGATGTGCTTTCCGTTCATGTCCCGTTCCTGTGTCTGTGAAAGGGGGCGTGGAGACCGCCCCGGTCGTCTTCCGTCGTGTCGTCGCCTCGGCCCCGGTCGCCGTCGTCTGCGGGTGTGTCCGTCATATTCGCCCCCTTCTTTGTCGTTCAAGGTCCGCCCGCCAGTGTGCCCGACGCTGGGGTGGAACACATCGGCCAAGTCACGCAGTTCTCTCGGCGCGGCGCAGGCCGTTTGGCGGACTCCTCAGCCCCACTCCTCCTCTTCCGCCTGCTGAACGAGGTGCCGCGCCCAGTCGTTCACTACCTCGGGGGAAAGGTCATGCAACCGCTCCAACATCCGCTCCACGTCGGCGTCTGTCCAGCCCTCGACCTTCGGGAGACGGCGCGGGGCCATGCCGGGCAGGAAGGAGGCGGGGTCGTCGCGCAGGACCATCAGGGTGGCGCAGGCGTGCTTGCAGATCGCGTTGTACTCGTCGGGGCAGGAGCAGGCGACCTCGCCGCTCTCCAGGTTCACATGCACCCGGTACGGCGCTGGACGGCTGCCCTGCACACGCGCCCGAGAGGTCTCGCCCTGCCGCTCGCGGTGGCTCACGTCGCCCAGCAGGCCCTGTGCCCGCTCGCGCACCTTGTTCGGGGCGTAGCGGAGGAGGTCTGCGGCGGTGAAGCTCATCCCCGTTCCGCCAGCGCCGCCCGCGCCTCGGCAACCTCATCCCAGGGCACGGTTTCCGTATCGCGTTCCAGGGTGTCCTCCGGTCCCTTGCCTGCCAGAAGCACCGTGTCCCCCGCCCGCGCCTCCCGGATGATGTGACCGATGGCCTCGCGGCGGTCGCCGATGCTCGTGAAGTTGGAGCGCCCCGCCTCCCGCGCCCCCCGCTCCATCTCGCGCAGGATGTCGGCGAGCGGCGTGTCGCGGTGGTCCTCCTCGGTGAAGACGGCGTGATCGGCAAGACGGGTCGCCACCTCGCCCAGCGGCGCGCGTTTGCCGGGGTCGCGCGGCCCACCCGCCGAGCCGAGCAGCACCCACAGCCGCCCGGCGGTCGTGGCGCGCAGGGTGCCCAGCGCCTTTTGCAGACTCGGCGGCGTGTGCGCGAAGTCCACGATCACGCGCGGGTCGCCTTCCTCACCCGGCACGAGTTCCATGCGGCCCGGCACCCCCCGGAAGGAGGCCAGTCCCTCCATAAGCTGAGGAATTGTCGCGCCCAGATGTGCCGCCGCTGCCATCCCCGCGAGCGCGTTCGCCACATTGAATCTCCCGATCATGGGAAGTCGCGCAGTGAAGGAGCCGACTGGGGACGAGACGCGGAAGTGGAGGCCGGTCGCCCGCTCCTCGATCTCGCTCGCCCGCCAGTTCGCCGCCCGGTCCTCCATCGAATAGGTCGTCTCGGAGAGTGTGACGCCCATCAACTTCTCCGTCCAACCATCCTCCGCGTTGAGGACGGCATGACGGGCACGCTCCACCAGCTTGCGTTTGTCGGCGAAGTAGTTCTCGACCGTGCCGTGGAAGTCCAGATGTTCGCTCGTCAGGTGCGTCCACACGGCCACGTCCCAATCCACCCCGCGCACCCGGTCAAGGGCGAGGGCGTGGCTGCTCGCCTCCAGCACGACGGCCTGCCCCCCCGCACCCACCATCTCGGCCAACGTTGCCTGAACCTGCGGCGCTTCGGGCGTGGTGAAATGGGCGGGGAAGTGCCGCAGCACGCCGTCCGGCAACTCGTAGCCCACGGTGCTCAGCAGACCCGTCCTCAGCCCCGCCGCCCGCAGGAGGTGACGGGTGAGCCAACTCGTCGTCGTCTTGCCGTCCGTGCCCGTGACGCCGACCACCCGCAACTTCCGGCTCGGGTGCCCGCTCAAGGCCGCCGCCGCGTCCGCGAGGGCCGCCCGCGCGTTCGGCACCGTGAGGTAGAGAAGGGGGGAGATTAGCCCGTCCGGCAGCCCCTCACCGATTACGGCGACTGCGCCCCTCGCGGTCACATCGTCCAAAAAGCTGTGCCCGTCGAACCGCGCCCCTCGAATCGCCACGAAGGCAAAACCCGGTTCCACCCACGCCGCGTTGTGCGTCACGCCGCGCACCTCCACATCGGGGAGAGCGGCGGGAGGGGCGTTCAGGGTGGCGGCGAGGTCACGCAGGAGCATACGGTTGGAGAGTAGCAGCCACCTTCCCCGGTGGTCCCGCCCCGTATCCTGACCCCATGTCGGCCCCCCTGCCCCGCCTCCCGGACGTGGACACCTGCGAGGTCCCCTGCGTTCACCCGGAGGCCGTCGCCCGCGCCCGCGCCGCCCAGCCCGGCGACGACGCCCTGACCCGCGCCGCCACGCTCCTCAAGGCCGTCTCCGACCCCACGAGGTTGCGCCTCCTGACCGCCCTCGGCACGGGCGAACTGTGCGTGTGCGACCTCGCCGCCGTCGCGGGCACGAGCGAGAGCGCGGTGAGCCACCAACTCCGCCTCCTGCGCGGCCAGAACCTCGTCGCCCCCCGCAAGGAGGGCCGCATCGTGTACTACAGGTTGGCAGACGCGCACGTATCCGGGCTGCTGGGGAACGTGCTGGAGCATGTGGGGGAGCAGGGCTAGGGAACGACGACAGGAAGGTGTCGGTCCATTTTCTGGGGACGCTCGGCTCGTTCACCCCCTCCCAGCCTCCCCCCAGGGGACGCCTGATGTGAATTGCGGATTCGGCAAAAGGAGCGTTTTTATCGTCTGGCAGAAGGACGAGCGGTGCTCGTCACCCCCCTCCCCGACCCTCCCCCACAAGGAGGGAGGGAGCAAAGAGCACGGCTGACACGCTCGCTTTCTCTTGCACATCAGGCGTTCAAGGGGGAGGGGCAGAAGAGTTGGCTACATGTTCTTGTCGTCATTCGCCGCAACTGCCTACGCTGAACGCTGAAGGCTGACACCTACCTCAGCAGCGGCAATCCGAACCCGTACCCCTGCACCCGGTCGCACACCCACCGGAAGGCCGCCGGGTCCGCCACGAAATCGAGTTGGTCGCCGGGCACCCGCACGACCGGGCAGGCGTCAAAGGCTCTCACCCACAGGTCGTACAGGCGGTTCAGACCCTCCAGGTAGGCGTCGGGGATGGCCTGCTCATAGTCGCGCCCGCGCTGGGCGATGCGGCCCCGGAGCGTCGGCAGCGAGGCGTCGATGTGGATCAGGAGGTCGGGCACCCGCAGGGCGGGGAGGATGCCCTCGTACAGCCCCCGGTACGTCGCCCAGTCGCGTGCCTCCATCTGCCCGCTCTCGAACAGGTTGCGCGCGAAGATGTTCGCGTCCTCGAACACGGTGCGGTCCTGAATGACGTACCGTGCCCCCGTGACGAGGTGGAGGTGCTGCTCCAGCCGCCTGGAGAGGAAGTACACCTGTGAATGGAAGGAATACCGCCGCATGTCGCGGTAGAAGTCCTCCAGGTAGGGGTTCTCCGCATACGGCTCGTACACGGGTCGCAGCCCGTACCGCTCGGCGAGCATCCGCGTCAGGGTGCTCTTGCCGCTGCCGATGTTGCCGGAGACGGCGAGGTACATCAGCGGCTCCGCAGACGGTGAGTGGGAAGTGGTGAGTGGTGAGTGGTGAAAACACTGCCACCAACCCACTGCCCACTGCCCACTGCCCACTGACCTTCACTCATCGGCCCGCCCCCACCCCTTCCGCCCCCAGCGCCTCCTCCACCCGGCTCATCAGCGCCAGCTCGTCCTCGGCGTTTCCCACGAAGTCGTAGCCGCCCGCGTCCACGGTGAGGAGGCGGCCCGGATAGGTGCGGAAGTATTCGTCGTAGCGCGTGGTCAGCTCGGCGAGGTAGGCGGCCTGCATGGCGCGCTCGAAGGGACGGCCCCGTTTCTCGATGCGGGAGAGCAACAGCTCCGGCTCGGCGCGCAGGTACACCACGAGGTCGGGGGTGGGCAGCCGGGGCGAGAGGTGGGCGTACAGGTCCTCGTACAGCGCGAACTCCGCGTCCCTCAGGTTCATCGCCGCGAAGATGAAGTCCTTGTCGAAGAGGTAGTCGCTCACCACATGCCCGCTCCACAGCCCCGGCTGCGCGAGGGCGGAGAGCTGCTTGAAACGCGAGAGCAGGAAGAAGACCTGCACCTGAAAGGCGTAGACCTCCGGAGCCTCGTAGAAGCGCGCGAGGAAGGGATTCTCCTCCACGACCTCCAGGTTGAGGTCCGCGCCGTGGCGCGCCGCGAGTCTGCCCGCGAGGCTGGTCTTGCCTACCCCGATGGGGCCTTCGACGACGACGTACATAGCGGGGAGATGATAGCAGCGGTCAGCTTCCAGCGGCCAGCCGCCAGCAAAAGAAGCGCCCCAGCGTGGTCTGAGGCGTCCCTTTGCTCTGCTGGAAGCTGGCCGCTGGTCGCTCTACTGCAACGTCCGCTTCAGCAGCGTCACCCGCACGTCCACGCTCCGCTTGTTGCGCCACAGCCGCAGATTGACTGTCTGGCCGGGTCGCTTGGCGGCCACGAGGCGGATCACGTCGTAGCTGCCGCGCACCCGCTGGCCGTCCACCGCCACGATCACGTCGCCGAGGGGGGCGAGAAGCTGGCCCCGGCTGTTCCGCAGGCTGCCGCGCAACCCCGCCCGCGCCCCGGCGGTTCCGGCGGGAGCCTCGTCCACGAGCGCGCCCTCGGAGGAGCTGAGTCCGGCAAGCTGGCGCAGGGCCGGTTCCAGGGTATCGAGGTCCACGAGCGTGACGCCCAGCGTGCCCCGCTGCGGAACCCCGATGCGCTCCAGGTCTTCGAGGCTCTGGCGCACGAGGTCGCCGGGGATGGCGATGCCGATCACGCCGGGCACGAAGTTGTTCGGGGCCGCGTTCGCGTCCGCCACGCCGACCACCGCCCCGCGCGAGTCGAGGACCGGGCCGCCGCTGTTGCCGCCCTGGATGTTAGTCGTCGTCACGAGGTACTGCCCGATCTCGCCGCCGAGCTGATCGTTGCGGGGCACGTCGCGGGCGCTGGCCGCCACGCTGAAGACGCCCGTTCCCACGAAGTTCTGGATGCGGAGGGGCGTCCCGATGGTGATGAGCTTCTGCCCCGGCAGCAGGGCCGCGCTGCGCCCGAACCCCAGCGTCTTCGGGGCCGTCACACCCGACACGCGCAGGATGGCGATGTCGATGCCGGGATCGATGCCCTCCACCCGCGCCGCGATGCGCCGACCGTTGGAGAGCGTCACGCTCACCGACTCCTGAAACTGGACGACGTGGTAGTTCGTGACGATCAGGTTGCGCTTGTAGAAGAAGCCCGTGCCCGTCTCCACCGGATCGTCGCCCGCCTGAAGCACGTCCTTGCGAAGTCGGGCGTCCACCCGCACGACGGCGGGAAGGGCCTGCTGCGCCACCTCCACCGTGTTGATCTCGTCCGCCGTGACGAGAGACCGCTGGGCCTGCACCCGCCCGGTGACGTACGCGCCCGTGGCCGCCGCGAGGAGCAGCAGCGTGAGGCCAGCGGCGCGGACGAGGGGGGTCACTCCCCGCCGCCTCCCCCACTGGCACCGCTCGCACTCGCCTTCGCCTCGCCACCGCCTGTACCGCCGCCTTCTGACGACTTGGGCCGCGAGTCGGTCACGTAGAAGCCGCTGCCCCGAAAGGCGATGCCGGGCACGGCGGGCACACGCCGGATGGGGGCACCCGTCTCCGGGTGGGTGGTCAGCGCCTCGTCGCGGATGCTCTGCTTGATCTCGAAAGTTTCGCCGGTGTCGGTGTTCTTGTAGACGTAGGTGGGCATGACCTCTCCAGCGGCTAATCTAGCAAGGTGGGCACGGCAAAGGGTCCCGCCGTCCAACAATGAAGACCCCCACCCGTTCGGGGGTGAGGGCCTGTGGGGAAACGGGGTGGGTTACGCGCCGACGAGGGGCCGCTCCAGCCCGAACACCCGGTCGTCCACGGCGAGCGACTCGTTTCCGGCCTTGATGGTGGCGGCGAGCGCCTTCGTCTCGGGGAAGAGCTTGGCGAAGTAGAAGCGCGCGGTCTGCATCTTGGCGAGGTAGAAGCCGTCCTTGTCCTGCCCGGCATTCACCTTCTCGGCGGCGATCTTCGCCATCCGCGCCCACAGGTAGCCATAGACCACGTGCCCGAAGAAGCGCAGGTAGTCCACGGCGACCGCGTTCACCTCATCCGCACCCTCCGGCCCCGCCAGCGCCTTCTGTCCGACGACCATCGTGAGGCTGCCGAGCTGTCCCGCCGCCTTGCCGAGCGCGTCGAGGTAGGGGGCCAGCTCCTCGTCGCCCTCGTTCTCCTCCACGAACGCCTGGAGCATGCCTGCGAGCTTCTGGAGCTTCTTGCCGCCGTCCATCAGCACCTTGCGGCCCAGCAGGTCGAGGGCCTGGATGCCGTTCGTGCCCTCGTAAATCTGACCGATGCGCGCGTCGCGGACGAACTGCTCCATGCCCCACTCGCGGATGTAGCCGTGTCCGCCGAAGACCTGCTGGGCCTGCACCGCCACATTAAAGCCGTTGTCCGTCATGAACGCCTTGGCAATCGGGGTCAGGAGCGCCACGAGGTCGGCGGCCTCCTTGCGCCTGGCCTCGTCGGGGTGGTGGTGCTCGGTGTCGATGCTCAGCGCGAGCCACATCGCCATCGCGCGGCCCGCCTCGGTGTACGCCTTGCCCGTCAGCAGCATCCGGCGCACGTCGGGATGCACGATGATGGGGTCGGCGGCCTCCGCCGGGTTCACGCGCGGCTCGTGGCGCATCTGGAGGCGGTCCTTCGCGTAGGCGAGGGCATTCTGGTACGCGACCTCCCCGAGACCGAGGCCCTGGAGGCCCGTGCCGAGTCGGGCGGCGTTCATCATGATGAACATGTTGTTCATGCCCTTGTTGATCTCGCCGACGAGGTAGCCCGTCGCCCCGTCGAAGTTCAGCACGGCGGTCGCGTTGCCGTGGATGCCCATCTTGTGCTCGATGGAGCCGCACACCACGCCGTTGCGCTCGCCCACGCCGCCGTTCGCGTTCACGAGGAACTTGGGCACGAGGAAGAGGCTGATCCCCTTCGTCCCCTGTGGGCTGCCCTCCAGCCGCGCGAGGACGAGGTGGAGGATGTTCTCCGCGAGGTCGTGCTCACCCGCGCTGATGAAGATTTTGGTGCCCGTGAGCGCGTAGGTGCCGTCGCCGTTGTCCGTCGCCTTCGTGCGGATGATGCCGAGGTCCGTGCCCGCGTGCGGCTCGGTGAGGCACATCGTTCCGGTCCACTCGCCGCTCACGAGCCTGGGGAGGTAGGTGTCCTTCAGCTCCTGGCTGCCGACCGCGTGCAGGGCCGAGTACGCGCCGTGCGAGAGGCCGGGGTACATCGACCACGCCACGTTCGCGGAGTTCAGCAGCTCCACGAGCACGTTGCTGACGAGGTGGGGCATCCCCTGCCCGCCGTAGGCCGGGTCGGCGTCCAGCGCGGTCCAGCCCGCCTGGCGGTACTTGTCGTAGGCGGCCTTGAAGCCTGTCGGGGTGGTCACGACGCCGCCCGGATGCCAGGTGCAGCCCTCCTCGTCGCCCACGCGGTTCAGGGGCACGAGTTCGGTCTCCACGAAGCGGGCGGCCTCCTCCAGCACCTGATTCATCAGGTCGCCGTCGGCGGTGTCGTTCTCCGCGTAGTACGGCATCGCGGCGAGGGCCTCGGGCGCGCCGAGGAGTTCGTGCATCAGGAACTTGAGGTCGCGCAGGGGGGCTTTGTACACGGGCATAGCAGGCTCCTTCGGGCGGGCCGTCACCCGTCGGGGGAGGCTCGCCACACCTTGTTGATTGTACCCAGTCTAAAACTTTCTGGGGCAAAAGTCACGCGGGGGGGGGCGGTGTGGGTGCCGGGGGGGAGGGCCGCCGTCCGGCGGGGGTGGACCGGGTTCAGGGAGGTGAGGCGGGAGGCCGCAAACCGGGCCGTGCCCAGGCGTCATTTCGAGTATCCTGAACCTGATCATGAACTACCCAAGCCTGGTCTGGCACCTCAAGCGTACCGAGTTGTTCGCCGACCTTGAGTTGACGGAGCTGGAGCGTGTGGCCGCCACGACGCCCTACCGCTCCTACGGGCCGGGGGAGGTCATCTACCGCATGGACGATCCGGCGGACGCCCTGTACTTCGTCCGCAGCGGCCTCGTCAAGATCAGCAAGCTCTTCCCGAACGGCAAGGAGGCCATTCTCGGCGTCATCGGCCAGCACGACACCTTCGGGGAGCTGCTGCTTCAGGCCGAGGAGAGGCGTCCCACCCAGGCCGAGGCGCTGGAGCGCACCACCCTGATCGTGCTGCCGCGCACCGAGCTGCAAAAGCTGCTGAACACCAAGCCCGACCTCGCCATGAAGCTCATCCGCCTGATGGCCGCGCGCCTCTTCGAGGCCCAGTCGTGGAGCGCTGCCGTCAGCGCCTATAGCGCCCCAGAGCGCGTGGCCAGCCTGCTCTACCGCCTCGCGCGGGAGTTCGGGCGGCCCCACGCGCAGGGCGTCGAACTGGCCCTCAAGCTCAATCAGGAGGACATCGCCCGGATGGTCGGCGCGACCCGCGAGACGGTGAGCCATTCGCTCGGCAAGCTCAAGCAGGAGGGGGCCATCGTCCGTGCCCGCACGCCGATGATTCTGCGGCTGGAGGCGCTCCAGCGGTATCTGGAGGAGTGAGGCAGCAGGCCGACTGCGCTTCCGGTAAGCGCCCTACAGCGGGTCCGTGAGCGACAGGTCTCCTGTCACCGTGCCCGCAGCCGCGTTCAACCTGCGCCGCGCCTTCTCCGCCCAAAGGTAGCGGGCGGCCAGCGTCCGGTAAGGCGACCACGAGGCCACAACCTCGTCTGGCACGTCGTCCGAGTACAGCTTTTGTAGCTCCTGCCGCAGCACGAGGTCGCCGAAGGAGAACACGTCGGGGCGGGCGAGGCCGAACATGAGGAACATCTCCACGGTCCAGCGTCCGATGCCGGGCAGGGGCGTGAGTTGCGCGATGGCCTCCTCATCCGGCAACGAGGCGAGGTGCGCGAAGTCCACCCGTCCGCCTTGCGCCGCCTCCGCCAACGCGCGCACCGTGCGGACCTTCGCCCACGAGAGGCCGAACGAGCGCAAGGTCTCCGGCTCGGCTCTCAAGAGCGTCCCCGGCGTCACCTCGCCCAACGTGCTGACCACGCGCGCATAGATGCTCGCCGCCGCCCGCACGGAGAGCTGCTGCCCGGTCACACTCCGCACGAGCGTCCCGAAGGGGTCGGATGTGGGCACGAGCACCGGGAGCGGCCCCACCTGTGAGATCAGCGCCGCGAGAGCCGAGTCACGTTCCAGCCAGGTGACGGCCTGCGCGTGATCGGTCAGGGGAAGGTGGCTGGAAGAGAGGAGAGTCACGGAGACGGCCATTCAAGCGCATCCGTGAAGGAGTAACGGTGGCGCTGCCTCCTTCCGCCTCCCCTACGCCGCCTGCTCCCTCTTGCGCCGCACGAACCACCAGATCGCCCCGACGATCACGAGGCCGAGGATGATGCGCGACGTGGGGCCGACGTACTGCTCCACCCGGTCGTAGTTCTCG
It encodes:
- a CDS encoding S1C family serine protease; its protein translation is MTPLVRAAGLTLLLLAAATGAYVTGRVQAQRSLVTADEINTVEVAQQALPAVVRVDARLRKDVLQAGDDPVETGTGFFYKRNLIVTNYHVVQFQESVSVTLSNGRRIAARVEGIDPGIDIAILRVSGVTAPKTLGFGRSAALLPGQKLITIGTPLRIQNFVGTGVFSVAASARDVPRNDQLGGEIGQYLVTTTNIQGGNSGGPVLDSRGAVVGVADANAAPNNFVPGVIGIAIPGDLVRQSLEDLERIGVPQRGTLGVTLVDLDTLEPALRQLAGLSSSEGALVDEAPAGTAGARAGLRGSLRNSRGQLLAPLGDVIVAVDGQRVRGSYDVIRLVAAKRPGQTVNLRLWRNKRSVDVRVTLLKRTLQ
- a CDS encoding Crp/Fnr family transcriptional regulator, producing MNYPSLVWHLKRTELFADLELTELERVAATTPYRSYGPGEVIYRMDDPADALYFVRSGLVKISKLFPNGKEAILGVIGQHDTFGELLLQAEERRPTQAEALERTTLIVLPRTELQKLLNTKPDLAMKLIRLMAARLFEAQSWSAAVSAYSAPERVASLLYRLAREFGRPHAQGVELALKLNQEDIARMVGATRETVSHSLGKLKQEGAIVRARTPMILRLEALQRYLEE
- a CDS encoding DNA-3-methyladenine glycosylase family protein; the encoded protein is MAVSVTLLSSSHLPLTDHAQAVTWLERDSALAALISQVGPLPVLVPTSDPFGTLVRSVTGQQLSVRAAASIYARVVSTLGEVTPGTLLRAEPETLRSFGLSWAKVRTVRALAEAAQGGRVDFAHLASLPDEEAIAQLTPLPGIGRWTVEMFLMFGLARPDVFSFGDLVLRQELQKLYSDDVPDEVVASWSPYRTLAARYLWAEKARRRLNAAAGTVTGDLSLTDPL
- a CDS encoding acyl-CoA dehydrogenase C-terminal domain-containing protein, with the protein product MPVYKAPLRDLKFLMHELLGAPEALAAMPYYAENDTADGDLMNQVLEEAARFVETELVPLNRVGDEEGCTWHPGGVVTTPTGFKAAYDKYRQAGWTALDADPAYGGQGMPHLVSNVLVELLNSANVAWSMYPGLSHGAYSALHAVGSQELKDTYLPRLVSGEWTGTMCLTEPHAGTDLGIIRTKATDNGDGTYALTGTKIFISAGEHDLAENILHLVLARLEGSPQGTKGISLFLVPKFLVNANGGVGERNGVVCGSIEHKMGIHGNATAVLNFDGATGYLVGEINKGMNNMFIMMNAARLGTGLQGLGLGEVAYQNALAYAKDRLQMRHEPRVNPAEAADPIIVHPDVRRMLLTGKAYTEAGRAMAMWLALSIDTEHHHPDEARRKEAADLVALLTPIAKAFMTDNGFNVAVQAQQVFGGHGYIREWGMEQFVRDARIGQIYEGTNGIQALDLLGRKVLMDGGKKLQKLAGMLQAFVEENEGDEELAPYLDALGKAAGQLGSLTMVVGQKALAGPEGADEVNAVAVDYLRFFGHVVYGYLWARMAKIAAEKVNAGQDKDGFYLAKMQTARFYFAKLFPETKALAATIKAGNESLAVDDRVFGLERPLVGA
- a CDS encoding FmdB family zinc ribbon protein, yielding MPTYVYKNTDTGETFEIKQSIRDEALTTHPETGAPIRRVPAVPGIAFRGSGFYVTDSRPKSSEGGGTGGGEAKASASGASGGGGGE